From the Leptolyngbya sp. O-77 genome, one window contains:
- a CDS encoding ATP-binding protein, whose protein sequence is MVDVIQQQERLVVPSQLTALNPIQTWFRQFCLQNERHYPWLAHQCDRLNLALAEGFTNAVRHAHRGLPPETPIEIALALHEDWIEIRIWDYGRPFNPDRLKEPQPGTLQSGGYGWFLLRRLTDRVSYDRYIDGRNCLQLVTYGFKHPV, encoded by the coding sequence GTGGTGGATGTCATTCAGCAGCAAGAGCGATTGGTGGTGCCTAGCCAGCTAACCGCTCTGAATCCAATCCAAACCTGGTTCCGACAGTTTTGCCTGCAAAACGAAAGGCACTATCCCTGGCTGGCCCATCAGTGCGATCGCCTTAATTTAGCCCTTGCCGAAGGTTTCACTAACGCAGTGCGCCACGCCCACCGGGGGTTGCCGCCAGAAACACCAATCGAGATTGCGCTGGCTCTGCACGAAGACTGGATCGAAATCCGCATTTGGGACTACGGCCGGCCGTTTAATCCCGATCGGCTCAAGGAACCCCAACCCGGCACGCTGCAATCGGGAGGCTATGGCTGGTTTTTGCTACGACGGTTGACCGATCGCGTGTCCTATGACCGCTACATCGACGGGCGCAACTGCCTGCAACTGGTAACCTACGGCTTCAAGCACCCCGTTTAG
- the petD gene encoding cytochrome b6-f complex subunit IV — MATIKKPDLSDPALREKLKKGMGHNYYGEPAWPNDLLYIFPVVILGTIGCVVALAVLDPALVGEPADPFATPLEILPEWYLYPAFQILRIVPNKLLGVALQSAIPLGLMLVPFIESVNKFQNPFRRPVATTVFLFGTLVTLWLGIGATFPIDKSLTLGLF, encoded by the coding sequence ATGGCAACCATTAAGAAGCCGGATCTTAGCGATCCCGCATTGCGCGAGAAACTTAAGAAAGGCATGGGTCACAACTACTATGGTGAACCCGCCTGGCCCAATGATCTGCTATACATCTTCCCGGTGGTAATCCTGGGAACCATTGGCTGCGTAGTGGCGCTGGCTGTGCTAGACCCCGCTCTGGTGGGTGAACCCGCCGATCCCTTTGCGACTCCCCTGGAAATCCTGCCGGAGTGGTATCTGTACCCCGCATTCCAGATTCTCCGGATTGTGCCGAACAAGCTGCTGGGTGTGGCGCTGCAAAGTGCTATTCCCCTGGGCTTGATGCTGGTTCCCTTTATCGAAAGCGTGAACAAGTTCCAGAACCCCTTCCGCCGTCCGGTCGCGACGACGGTCTTCCTGTTTGGAACGCTGGTGACGCTGTGGCTAGGCATCGGCGCAACCTTCCCGATCGACAAGTCTCTGACCCTGGGCTTGTTCTAG
- the petB gene encoding cytochrome b6, which yields MFTKQVTDSKAYQWFQERLEIQALADDISSKYVPPHVNIFYCLGGITLVCFIIQFATGFAMTFYYKPTVTEAFSSIQYLMTEVNFGWLIRSIHRWSASMMVLMMILHVFRVYLTGGFKKPRELTWVTGVILAVITVSFGVTGYSLPWDQVGYWAVKIVSGVPSAIPVVGDQIVELMRGGDSVGQATLTRFYSLHTFVLPWSIAVFMLLHFLMIRKQGISGPL from the coding sequence ATGTTTACAAAGCAGGTAACTGACTCGAAAGCGTACCAGTGGTTTCAGGAGCGGCTGGAAATCCAGGCACTTGCTGATGACATCAGCAGCAAGTACGTCCCTCCCCACGTCAATATCTTCTACTGTCTCGGTGGCATCACCCTAGTCTGTTTCATCATTCAGTTCGCCACCGGGTTTGCAATGACCTTTTATTACAAACCCACAGTGACTGAGGCGTTCTCCTCGATTCAGTATCTAATGACCGAGGTGAACTTTGGCTGGCTCATCCGCTCGATCCATCGCTGGTCTGCCAGCATGATGGTGCTGATGATGATCCTGCACGTCTTCCGGGTTTATCTAACGGGCGGCTTCAAGAAGCCCCGCGAACTGACTTGGGTGACGGGCGTGATTCTAGCAGTCATCACCGTCTCCTTCGGTGTGACGGGCTATTCGCTGCCTTGGGATCAGGTCGGCTATTGGGCAGTCAAGATCGTGTCTGGCGTGCCCAGTGCTATTCCCGTCGTCGGCGACCAGATTGTAGAACTCATGCGCGGTGGCGATAGCGTGGGGCAGGCGACCCTGACTCGCTTCTACAGCCTCCACACGTTCGTGCTGCCCTGGTCGATTGCGGTGTTCATGCTGCTGCACTTCCTGATGATCCGCAAGCAGGGCATTTCTGGCCCCTTATAA
- the ctpA gene encoding carboxyl-terminal processing protease CtpA, whose product MVWLFTGLMALQVNTPPAYAFTEEQKLLNEVWRIVDRAYVDSTFNNQNWWLVRQKVLKQAPTNREDTYAAIQQMLAGLDDPYTRLLKPDQYRSLQTNTSGELSGVGLQIAQDPDTGDLRVITPIEGSPADRAGLQPRDRILKIDGEVTANLTLDEAAERMRGPAGSRVVLTIGRDESPKSWEVELVRDRITINPVYAELRPQPDGTKVGYIRLTQFSANAAEEVAHAIARLEKQDANAYILDLRNNPGGLLQAGIDIARLWLRDGTIVYTVNRDGIQDSFEALSEPLTDDPLIVLVNQGTASASEILAGALQDNGRAQLIGEKTFGKGLIQSLFGLSDGSGLAVTIARYETPSHRDINRLGIEPDRSVSLNITSREQVATEADEQYQAAIEALTRQMVVAGAAG is encoded by the coding sequence TTGGTTTGGCTCTTCACGGGGCTAATGGCGTTGCAGGTGAATACGCCGCCTGCTTATGCTTTCACTGAGGAGCAGAAGCTGCTGAATGAAGTTTGGCGGATTGTCGATCGCGCCTATGTAGACAGCACCTTTAATAATCAGAACTGGTGGCTGGTGCGCCAGAAGGTGCTGAAGCAGGCTCCGACCAACCGTGAAGATACCTACGCCGCGATTCAGCAAATGCTGGCAGGGCTGGACGACCCCTATACGCGCCTGCTGAAGCCGGATCAGTATCGCAGTCTGCAAACCAATACGTCTGGCGAACTGAGCGGCGTAGGGCTGCAAATTGCCCAAGATCCCGACACGGGCGATCTGCGCGTGATTACGCCGATTGAGGGTTCTCCCGCAGACCGGGCTGGGCTACAACCGCGCGATCGCATCTTGAAAATCGATGGCGAGGTCACTGCGAACCTAACCCTAGACGAAGCCGCCGAGCGGATGCGTGGCCCAGCGGGAAGCCGTGTGGTGCTGACGATTGGGCGCGATGAAAGCCCGAAAAGCTGGGAGGTGGAACTGGTGCGCGATCGCATCACCATTAACCCGGTCTACGCCGAACTGCGTCCCCAGCCCGACGGAACCAAGGTGGGCTACATTCGCCTCACCCAGTTCAGTGCCAACGCCGCAGAAGAGGTAGCCCATGCGATCGCCCGTCTAGAAAAGCAGGATGCCAACGCCTACATTTTGGACTTGCGGAACAATCCCGGCGGCTTGCTGCAAGCAGGCATTGATATTGCGCGGCTGTGGCTGCGCGACGGCACGATTGTCTACACGGTCAACCGCGACGGCATTCAGGATAGCTTTGAGGCCCTATCGGAGCCGCTGACGGATGACCCGCTGATCGTGCTAGTGAACCAGGGCACGGCCAGCGCCAGCGAAATTTTGGCGGGCGCACTGCAAGACAACGGACGCGCCCAGTTGATTGGTGAAAAGACCTTTGGCAAAGGGCTGATTCAATCGCTGTTTGGGCTGTCGGACGGGTCGGGTCTGGCGGTGACCATCGCCCGCTACGAAACGCCTAGCCACAGAGATATCAATCGCCTTGGCATCGAACCCGATCGCTCGGTTTCCCTCAACATTACTAGCCGCGAACAGGTCGCCACAGAAGCTGATGAGCAATATCAGGCGGCGATTGAGGCGCTGACGCGGCAGATGGTCGTGGCTGGGGCAGCGGGGTGA